ATGAGCCGCCGGCCGTGGCTTGGGGGATGGGGGGACGCCAGGTAAGAACAGAGATGCCCCGTTACGGCAACATCTACGACCACCACGCGGTCTGCTATGAATACCCCAACGGAGTTCGCGTCTACTCCTATTGCCGTCAGCACGCCAATTGCTGGAACGACACAACAGATCACGTCTTCGGCACAAAAGGCCGGGCAATCATTCTCAATCAATGGCGAATCGACGGAGAACAGTCCTGGAAATATCAGGGCGAAAGTCCGAATATGTATGTTGAAGAACACCGCGCACTCTTCTCCGCGATCCGCAAGGGTGAACCGATCAACAACGGCGTGTACATGGCCCGCAGCACGATGATGGCCATTATGGGGCGGATGGCCACGTACACAGGGCAGAGAATCACCTGGGAAGAGGCGATCAATTCCAAGGAGGTGCTTGCCCCGTCGGCATACACGTGGGACGCGACACCGCCCATCGTCCCGGACGAGAACGGTCGCTATCCCGTGGCGATTCCGGGCATCACCAAATTTATTTGATTGTCTTCATCACCGTTTCAGTGACGGCTGAATAATGACCGGCAGCCGGGGTTGGGGACGCGGAACCTCGCCCCGGCTGTGAGTTTGGGATGGACCTTGCGAGTCTTCAATGTGGATGCCCGCCGGAGGCGATCGAGGCGGTACGCATCCATGACAAACCCGAAGACAAATCTCGGTATCAGGCATGGGGGAGGCATCCTGTGCGACGTCGCGAATTCTGCCAGCAGATAGGAATCGCCATTGGGCTTTACGCCTTTTCCAGACGCAGTTACGCAATTGAAATCACAGGGCAGGAGCTAGACCTTCCCAGAAAAGCTCATGATGCCCTTGTCCAGGCAGTCCGATTCTTCGACGAGAAAGTGTCGGTAGAAGGGGGTTACCTCTGGGCTTACTCCGAGGATTTGCGCTTTCGGGAAGGTGAAGCCCCCGCGTTACCCTCGACGGCCTGGGTACAACCGCCGGGCACTCCGAGTGTGGGAATGGCGTTCCTTGTCGCGTATCGCCTCACAAAGGAGCCGACGTGTTTGCAAGCGGCGACCCGCACGGCCCATGCACTCGTGAAAGGCCAGCTTGTTTCGGGGGGATGGGATTATCGGATCGAATTTTCGCCCGAACTGCGGAGGAATTGCCGTTACCGTCAACCGCCGAATGGCGGCGAAAAAGCACGGAACGTATCGACGCTGGACGATGATACGACACAATCGGCGCTAAGGTTCCTCATGGAGTTCGACCGCACAACGGGGATGGCCGATAAACAGGTGCACGAGGCGGTTCTTTACGGGCTGAATTCGCTCCTGGCGGTGCAGCGTCCTAACGGAGGTTGGCCTCAGCGATTTAGGGAACTGCCTCGCCTTGAGGATTATCCGGACGTGCCCGCTTCCTACCCCGAGGACTGGCCGCGTCAGTGGCCGGGCAAACCTTACTACGATTGCTACACCCTCAATGATAACGTCCATAACGAGGCCCTGAAGACAATGCTTTTGGCCTGGCGAATTTACGGAGACGAAAAATACCGGGCGGCAGCCCAACGAGCGGTAGAGTTTCTCCTGAAAGTCCAGATGCCAGACCCGCAACCAGCTTGGGCGCAGCAGTACGACGCGCAGATGCGTCCGTGCTGGGCACGGAAGTTCGAGCCCCCGGCTATATCCGGTGGCGAATCGCAGGGTGTTTTGCAGACACTCATTCTGGCCTTTCACGAGCTTGCCGAACCCCGCTTCCTCGATCCTATTCCCCGGGCTCTTGCCTATCTTGAACGGTCTACGCTTCCGGATGGAAAGTTGGCACGATTCTATGAATTGAAAACGAATCGGCCGCTCTATTTCACGCGGGATTATCAATTAACCTACAGTGACGCAGACGTTCCCACACACTATGCCTTTAAAATAGACAATCATATTGGGACTATCCGGCAGATGTATGAACATGCACGGCGAACGGGTCCTCAACCGTCGCTGGGGCTAAAATCTCCTGCCCCTGTTCTCTCTTCCGCCCTCGTGCAAACTGTGGAGCGCATCCTGAAAGAAATGGATGACCAGGGACGTTGGGTCGAAAAGGGAAATCTCAAAACAAGCGGAAAAGACGTAGCGGGGGACCGGATTATCACCACGCGAACCTTCATCAGAAATATCAGTGTACTGGCCCAATATCTTGCGGCTACCGAAAAAGAATAATCCCTCGTATCTACCCTGAGAGCAAGTGTTGTGAGGAGCGGTGTCTCAGGGATAAGCTGGACCCCTAAGGATTGCGGACGTAGCGTTGGTTGCACCTGGTACGGAGGAGATCGGCAAAATGGCGCGTCCCAAAGTGCTCGTATTGTTGGAGGGAGTGGTGGCCGTTGGTTTGGGCCTGTGTGCGGTGGCCACTTTGGCATTTGGGGCTGCGCCGCGACCGAATATCGTGTGGCTGACTACAGAGGACAACGCCGCATGCTGGTATCGGCTCTATGATCCGGCAGGGGCACCGATGCCCAACGTGGAACGTTTGGCGAAAGAGGGAATTGTTTTTAATAATGTTTATTCATGCTCACCCGTTTGTTCGCCAGCCCGAAGTACCCTCATTTCTGGTTGTTACGCGCCGCGGTTAGGAGCTCAGTGGCACAGGAAAATCCTGCCAGTGAAGCTTCCCCCGGGCCTCCATATGTTTCCCTGGTATCTGCGGCAGGCCGGCTACTATACGACGAATAACAGCAAGGAGGATTATAATTTTGCCCCTTCCGAAAAGGCGGATGTCTGGGACGAATCTTCGCCGCGGGCCAGCTACCGTAACCGGCGACCGGGCCAACCATTTTTTCATGTTCAAAACTTCGGCCGAACCCACGAGAGTCAGTTATTCCCCAATAAAGACAATTCCGAGCTCGAAACGGATCCCAACTCCGTTGATTTGTTTCCCTACCATCCCGATACGCCCCTTTTTAGAAATAAATACGCGCATTATCTGGATCTGCAGCGCGAGGTCGATTGGCAAATCGGCGATTTTATTCGGCAGCTCGAAAAGGATGGACTACTCGATGATACGTTCATCTTTCAGTTTGGTGATAATGGCGGGGTCCTGCCCGGCAGCAAGGGGTATGCCCGAGAGGACGGATTGCACGTTGCTTTGATTGTGTATGTTCCCAAAAATTGGCAGCACCTGGTCCCTGCACCGCGTGGCTCCCAGGTGGATGGGGTCGTTCAATTCGTTGATCTGGGGCCCACGGTACTCAACCTCGCCGGCGTGCCGATCCCGGAGGGAATGGACGGTAAACCATTCTTGGGACCCGGTGTCACACTGGAAGAACTCAATCAGAGGAACCAGGCCTTCGGCTACGCCGATCGCTTTGATGAAAAATATGATCTCGTCCGTTTTCTGCGAAAGGGCAAATATACTTACTGGCGAAATTATCAACCTTTCAACTTTGACGGCCTCTACAATGAGTATCGTAATAAGCAGGCCGCCTACCGAGAATGGTGGGATCTTTATCAGAAGGGACAGCTCAACCCGGTACAAAGAGCGTTTTTTGAACCAAAACCGCCCGAGTGCCTTTTCGATATAGAAAAGAATCCCCATGAAACCGTTAATCTGGCGAATGATTCGCACTACGCCGAGGTCCTCGCAGACATTCGAACGACGATGCACGATTGGGTGACTGGACTGCCAGATCTCGGTTTTATTCCCGAACCCGTGTTCGTGCGGGAAAGCCAGGGTGATGGTTACTCCTACTGCCAGCACAATAAACAGCGCATAGCACGACTGGTTGAAATTGCTGACTGGCAGCTTCGGCCCTTCCCGGAGGTTGTCCCGATGTTGGAAAAAGCATTACAAGCGGACGATCCTCTGGAGCGGTATTGGGCCGTCATCACGTGTAGTGCGTTCGGGAAAGAAGCTCGGGCACTGGCCGATTCCATCCGCAAAATGGCGGCGAGCGATCCCGACAGATTGGTGCGAATGCGGGCGGCCGAGTTTCTGGGGCTGACGGGCGAGGGAGATCCGCGACCATTCTTGATGGACATCCTCCAAAAGACTGACGATCCCGTGGAGGCCAACCTGATTTTGAACACGGTTGTGCTTCTCAAGGATGGGCCATCCCGGCTGAAGTTTGATCTGACACCGTTGCGCTCGGCCGCCTGGTTTAATGCACCGGGGGAAGTGGCACGCCGGGTCAGATATCTGATGGGGGAAGACGAAGCCAATAAATAGCGGATTTCAAGGCCAAATAGAAAAAACAGTTTCATTTGGCGGACAAATTGCGCCATTCTTCACACGGCGGATTCAATTTCCCCGCAGGCTGAAGCTCTCAATATAAAGCGCGCAGTCCGTCGTGTGGTTTTTGTCGTAATAGTGCGCAGCTCTGGGATCGGTGAGGAGACCCGGGCGAAACGGTGTGAAACCCTGGCAAACGGGGCGTGGGCTGACGCGGTCGAAGGAAATGCCGATGTCGGTCGGGGATGCGCTATACTTCCCCTGGCGACGTTACCCGCTGACTTGCCAAAAATGTGGTATGGAGGTTACATCCGCCCCTGTCATCAAACCGGGCAGGGAAAGATTGTTGTCTTGCGCCGATTCGGAATCGACCAGTGACGCCCAGTCTCTTCAAACAGGCCGGGCGAGTGCCTTGCTGTTCAGGAGATAGTGACAAGCCTGAGCCTAAAGTTTTTCTCGTCCGTGTGGACAGCTTCTCGATGACGGGAGAGAGCATCACAGCGTCCATCCCTTGCGGTAGGGCGGGCGAAGAAGCGCGTCCGCTTCGTCGTTGCCCACGATGCGGCAGGCGACGGGATCATATTCCAGGGGTTCGTCGAATCGACCGGCCACGTTGGCCGCCAAAAGCAATTCAATGACTGGACCTGCGTGATCGAAGTTGGAAAACGGCCGGCCCGTGCCGCGACACGCGTCGAGCCACTCGTATTCGTGGCCCCTTACCCTCGGATAACGCTGCGGTGGCTCCGTTTGTTCGGGAAACTTCTCGATGGGTAAAATCTGGCACACCGAATTGTGAGCATTGGTGTGGACGACGCCTTTCTCACCCACCAGCAGGGTGCCGGAACGGGGCGTCCAGCTCCTATCCTTCCATTCCAGATCTCGACCTGCAATCTCCTGGAGTTTTCTCCACACACCCTGCCGTCGCAGTTCATCCTCGTCGGCGTTGTACCAGTGGATGATCGCGGGAGGCTGGGAAGATCTCGCGGGAATATAAAACCGCACGAACTGCCAGCGAGGAAAGCCATGAGGAGCCTTCTCGGGAATCTCGCTCTCAATGCGAATTCGTTTGCCAGAGCTTGCAGGAGGATCCCATAATTCTCGAAGTTTCAGCGCCTTGAACGCCAGGTTGAGCGAATGCGACCCACCTCCACCCAGGCATCCCGTGCCAAAGTCCCACCAGCCACCCCATCCTGAGACATACTGTGGATGATACGGCCGCTCCGCTGCTGGCCCCAACCAGAGATCCCAGTTCAAATGTTCGGGAACTGGTGGCTGATCTTTCGGAGGAACGCGTGGGCCGCTTCCCCCAAATACAAACCACACGTGTACTTCCCGGATGTCCCCAATCATGCCGTCCTCCAGCAGTTCGAGGACACGGCGAAATGAATCGGTAGCCATCCCCTGATTGCCCATTTGGGTTGCGACCCCCTTCTGATTGGCCAGGTCGCGCAGGATGCGTGCCTCCCGAACATCATGACTGATGGGCTTTTCACAATAGACGTGCTTATTGAGATGAAGAGCTGCTGCCGAAACGACCGCATGCGTATGGTCCGGTGTTGCCACGACCACTGCGTCAATCTGGCTGCCTTTTTCATCAAACATTTTTCTGAAATCCTGATACAAGGCAGCTCCCGGCAGTTTCTCCGCAAGCTTTCCTAGCTGCTCTGTGTTAGCGTCGCACAACGCGACGGGCGTCGCTCCAATTCGGGCAAAGGTGGGCGCAAGGTAACTTCCTCGCTTTCCAAGTCCCACAGCAGCGTAGGCCACTTTTTCGTTCGCCTCGTACGAGAAAGCTACCCTGGTGGAATGCAGAATGTACCATGCAGCGCCTGTTGCGAGTGACTGTTTGAGCCAGCTTCGGCGAGTCATTCGGAGGGCCATGGGTGAACCTCCCGGTTCCTTAGCGATGCCTGCGTCGAGTGCGTCAACGGGACTCTTTGGAACTTTGCGGCGCGATCGACGCCCTTTGTTTGTCTGCGGATAGTATAACCCGACCGACTGGGCAAGCAATGCTCGGAAGCTCTGAGCCATCCC
This is a stretch of genomic DNA from Thermogutta terrifontis. It encodes these proteins:
- a CDS encoding pectate lyase — translated: MDLASLQCGCPPEAIEAVRIHDKPEDKSRYQAWGRHPVRRREFCQQIGIAIGLYAFSRRSYAIEITGQELDLPRKAHDALVQAVRFFDEKVSVEGGYLWAYSEDLRFREGEAPALPSTAWVQPPGTPSVGMAFLVAYRLTKEPTCLQAATRTAHALVKGQLVSGGWDYRIEFSPELRRNCRYRQPPNGGEKARNVSTLDDDTTQSALRFLMEFDRTTGMADKQVHEAVLYGLNSLLAVQRPNGGWPQRFRELPRLEDYPDVPASYPEDWPRQWPGKPYYDCYTLNDNVHNEALKTMLLAWRIYGDEKYRAAAQRAVEFLLKVQMPDPQPAWAQQYDAQMRPCWARKFEPPAISGGESQGVLQTLILAFHELAEPRFLDPIPRALAYLERSTLPDGKLARFYELKTNRPLYFTRDYQLTYSDADVPTHYAFKIDNHIGTIRQMYEHARRTGPQPSLGLKSPAPVLSSALVQTVERILKEMDDQGRWVEKGNLKTSGKDVAGDRIITTRTFIRNISVLAQYLAATEKE
- a CDS encoding Gfo/Idh/MocA family protein; the protein is MALRMTRRSWLKQSLATGAAWYILHSTRVAFSYEANEKVAYAAVGLGKRGSYLAPTFARIGATPVALCDANTEQLGKLAEKLPGAALYQDFRKMFDEKGSQIDAVVVATPDHTHAVVSAAALHLNKHVYCEKPISHDVREARILRDLANQKGVATQMGNQGMATDSFRRVLELLEDGMIGDIREVHVWFVFGGSGPRVPPKDQPPVPEHLNWDLWLGPAAERPYHPQYVSGWGGWWDFGTGCLGGGGSHSLNLAFKALKLRELWDPPASSGKRIRIESEIPEKAPHGFPRWQFVRFYIPARSSQPPAIIHWYNADEDELRRQGVWRKLQEIAGRDLEWKDRSWTPRSGTLLVGEKGVVHTNAHNSVCQILPIEKFPEQTEPPQRYPRVRGHEYEWLDACRGTGRPFSNFDHAGPVIELLLAANVAGRFDEPLEYDPVACRIVGNDEADALLRPPYRKGWTL
- a CDS encoding sulfatase-like hydrolase/transferase, whose translation is MARPKVLVLLEGVVAVGLGLCAVATLAFGAAPRPNIVWLTTEDNAACWYRLYDPAGAPMPNVERLAKEGIVFNNVYSCSPVCSPARSTLISGCYAPRLGAQWHRKILPVKLPPGLHMFPWYLRQAGYYTTNNSKEDYNFAPSEKADVWDESSPRASYRNRRPGQPFFHVQNFGRTHESQLFPNKDNSELETDPNSVDLFPYHPDTPLFRNKYAHYLDLQREVDWQIGDFIRQLEKDGLLDDTFIFQFGDNGGVLPGSKGYAREDGLHVALIVYVPKNWQHLVPAPRGSQVDGVVQFVDLGPTVLNLAGVPIPEGMDGKPFLGPGVTLEELNQRNQAFGYADRFDEKYDLVRFLRKGKYTYWRNYQPFNFDGLYNEYRNKQAAYREWWDLYQKGQLNPVQRAFFEPKPPECLFDIEKNPHETVNLANDSHYAEVLADIRTTMHDWVTGLPDLGFIPEPVFVRESQGDGYSYCQHNKQRIARLVEIADWQLRPFPEVVPMLEKALQADDPLERYWAVITCSAFGKEARALADSIRKMAASDPDRLVRMRAAEFLGLTGEGDPRPFLMDILQKTDDPVEANLILNTVVLLKDGPSRLKFDLTPLRSAAWFNAPGEVARRVRYLMGEDEANK